One genomic window of Punica granatum isolate Tunisia-2019 chromosome 1, ASM765513v2, whole genome shotgun sequence includes the following:
- the LOC116207302 gene encoding 60S ribosomal protein L14-1-like: MPFKRYVEIGRVALVNYGKEYGRLVVIVDVIDQNRALVDAPDMVRTQMNFKRLSLTDIKIDIKRVPKKKTLIQAMQEADVQAKWEKSSWGRKLIVQKKRAALNDFDRFKLMLAKIKRGGLIRQELAKLKKEATS, from the exons ATG CCTTTCAAGCGCTACGTTGAAATTGGACGGGTCGCCCTGGTCAACTACGGGAAGGAGTATGGAAGGCTTGTCGTCATCGTGGACGTCATCGACCAGAACAGA gCTCTCGTCGATGCTCCCGATATGGTGAGGACTCAGATGAACTTCAAGAGGCTGTCGCTCACTGATATCAAAATCGACATCAAGAGGGTCCCCAAGAAGAAGACCCTCATTCAAGCTATGCAAGAAGCTG ACGTCCAGGCTAAATGGGAGAAGAGCTCTTGGGGGCGGAAGCTTATTGTCCAGAAGAAGCGGGCTGCACTTAACGATTTTGATCGGTTCAAGCTCATGTTGGCCAAAATCAAG AGAGGTGGACTGATAAGGCAGGAGCTTGCCAAGCTGAAGAAGGAGGCCACTTCTTAA
- the LOC116193076 gene encoding uncharacterized protein LOC116193076 isoform X2, translating to MGARRWSSSTAPEHLPPPEKRAGCMNEPMSNSADTAKVESKTAQLSWPFIHGMFSKWMGILVNKRESDEKKLEAVASSSVAVATQESQVTGDDALNLSATTASKAIEEPKNQNSKQCEAKLGLSGSERRNYASTIIKEVSMEDVLNSGEMLDHPPSGDVTKTEKAIELIEMANQGTEHERPNSTREGPGMKIKSPAGRTDETERLLKILELIVTENKQTELDNGVVKVSRRDAISRQVMSESKTGPGMNELEATESSNRAIKDKGPLLKRISAEQSKEMVAVTSNSLPGHLDKRNNLSAGERKKDDRIKGLMDYIMNIPLEYPQVRSRDTDAIRENGKMSQKGSKNLRQQLSDKEKPAIKKQTTHEVDKQKSRNGASHPVIYHVASELSGCVVPLDVKSLGRTPGSKSKNAHVSQTDRLQQMVEGMDRVRKPDGHYESSDTCPNITIPETINDPDVPNALLKNPTRTVKIVGLTHGVTLYQLKESLELRAGSISSLFLGSSSSVAYAEFKTQDAKETAIALHSINVAGKHLRLLRVDSPKTNVVRISNLNMISVKDITSICERYGRVQKEMRRSDAFVDVYFELFELPNMLSILNSLNGMQVEGTRMTAVPAPVFPEEVLRVLWDQPGGRRHLKSVLHSLLQKIDCHIDTSRLRDRLSEYYTDQLRSN from the exons ATGGGGGCAAGAAGATGGTCGTCCTCTACGGCTCCGGAACATCTGCCGCCACCGGAGAAGAGGGCCGGCTGCATGAATGAGCCCATGAGCAA CTCTGCGGATACGGCAAAAGTTGAAAGCAAAACGGCACAATTGTCATGGCCATTTATCCATGGCATGTTTTCTAAGTGGATGGGAATTCTTGTTAATAAGCGAGAGAGTGATGAAAAAAAACTCGAAGCTGTCGCATCATCATCTGTGGCAGTAGCAACCCAAGAATCCCAAGTAACAGGGGATGATGCCTTGAACTTGTCTGCCACCACTGCTTCCAAGGCTATTGAAGAACCTAAAAATCAGAATTCGAAGCAGTGTGAGGCAAAATTGGGATTGTCTGGCAGTGAAAGGAGAAATTATGCATCTACTATAATCAAGGAAGTTTCGATGGAGGATGTTTTAAATTCCGGAGAGATGCTTGATCATCCACCTTCTGGGGATGTTACTAAGACAGAAAAGGCCATTGAACTGATAGAAATGGCAAATCAAGGGACAGAACATGAGCGACCTAACTCAACCAGAGAGGGCCCTGGCATGAAAATTAAGAGCCCTGCTGGTAGAACTGATGAAACTGAAcgacttttaaaaattctggAGCTGATCGTCACAGAAAATAAGCAGACAGAACTAGATAACGGTGTTGTGAAAGTTTCTAGGCGAGATGCTATAAGTCGCCAAGTCATGTCAGAATCAAAAACAGGTCCAGGAATGAACGAACTGGAAGCAACTGAATCTTCAAATAGAGCAATAAAGGATAAGGGACCTTTGCTAAAGAGGATAAGTGCTGAGCAGTCAAAAGAAATGGTCGCTGTGACAAGCAACTCTCTGCCAGGACATCTTGACAAGAGAAACAATCTATCAGCAggtgaaaggaaaaaagacgATAGAATTAAAGGTCTGATGGACTATATTATGAATATTCCATTGGAGTACCCTCAAGTCAGGTCCCGAGATACTGATGCTATTCGTGAAAATGGAAAGATGAGCCAGAAAGGCTCTAAAAACCTTCGCCAGCAACTCTCAGATAAGGAGAAACCTGCTATTAAAAAGCAAACAACTCATGAAGTGGATAAACAGAAGTCTAGGAATGGTGCTTCTCATCCAGTCATTTACCATGTGGCATCAGAATTATCGGGTTGTGTTGTCCCCCTGGACGTGAAGAGCCTTGGCAGAACTCCTG GCAGCAAGTCAAAAAATGCCCATGTTTCTCAG ACAGATCGACTTCAGCAAATGGTGGAGGGAATGGATCGCGTCAGGAAACCTGATGGCCACTATGAATCTTCTGATACTTGTCCAAACATTACAATTCCCGAGACAATCAATGATCCTGATGTTCCTAATGCCTTGCTCAAGAATCCAACAAGAACAGTTAAGATAGTGGGGTTGACTCATGGGGTCACCTTATATCAGCTGAAGGAATCCCTCGAATTGAGGGCAGGCAGCATATCGAGCCTCTTTCTGGGTTCATCTAGTTCAGTTGCTTATGCTGAATTCAAG ACTCAGGACGCCAAAGAAACAGCAATTGCTCTACACTCCATAAATGTTGCAGGGAAGCACCTTAGATTACTGAGGGTCGATTCCCCCAAAACTAATGTTGTCAGAATATCTAATCTAAACATGATCTCAGTTAAGGACATCACTTCCATTTGTGAGCGTTATGGACGGGTCCAGAAAGAGATGCGCAGATCAGATGCCTTTGTCGATGTTTATTTTGAGCTCTTCGAATTGCCTAACATGTTGAGCATTCTCAACAG TTTGAATGGGATGCAAGTAGAAGGAACTAGAATGACTGCTGTTCCAGCTCCAGTTTTTCCCGAGGAAGTCCTTCGAGTGCTCTGGGATCAACCGGGAGGAAGAAGACACTTGAAGTCCGTGTTGCATAGTCTGTTGCAGAAAATTGACTGCCATATTGATACATCCAGGTTAAGAGATCGTCTCTCGGAATATTACACAGATCAATTGAGGTCGAACTAA
- the LOC116193076 gene encoding uncharacterized protein LOC116193076 isoform X1, whose amino-acid sequence MLLRLLRNAKNGAPNGSMALSRLLPPRPAVHCQNSVFMGARRWSSSTAPEHLPPPEKRAGCMNEPMSNSADTAKVESKTAQLSWPFIHGMFSKWMGILVNKRESDEKKLEAVASSSVAVATQESQVTGDDALNLSATTASKAIEEPKNQNSKQCEAKLGLSGSERRNYASTIIKEVSMEDVLNSGEMLDHPPSGDVTKTEKAIELIEMANQGTEHERPNSTREGPGMKIKSPAGRTDETERLLKILELIVTENKQTELDNGVVKVSRRDAISRQVMSESKTGPGMNELEATESSNRAIKDKGPLLKRISAEQSKEMVAVTSNSLPGHLDKRNNLSAGERKKDDRIKGLMDYIMNIPLEYPQVRSRDTDAIRENGKMSQKGSKNLRQQLSDKEKPAIKKQTTHEVDKQKSRNGASHPVIYHVASELSGCVVPLDVKSLGRTPGSKSKNAHVSQTDRLQQMVEGMDRVRKPDGHYESSDTCPNITIPETINDPDVPNALLKNPTRTVKIVGLTHGVTLYQLKESLELRAGSISSLFLGSSSSVAYAEFKTQDAKETAIALHSINVAGKHLRLLRVDSPKTNVVRISNLNMISVKDITSICERYGRVQKEMRRSDAFVDVYFELFELPNMLSILNSLNGMQVEGTRMTAVPAPVFPEEVLRVLWDQPGGRRHLKSVLHSLLQKIDCHIDTSRLRDRLSEYYTDQLRSN is encoded by the exons ATGCTTCTGCGTCTGTTAAGAAATGCAAAGAACGGCGCCCCCAACGGCAGCATGGCCCTCTCCCGTCTCCTTCCTCCCCGTCCGGCCGTCCACTGCCAGAATTCCG TTTTCATGGGGGCAAGAAGATGGTCGTCCTCTACGGCTCCGGAACATCTGCCGCCACCGGAGAAGAGGGCCGGCTGCATGAATGAGCCCATGAGCAA CTCTGCGGATACGGCAAAAGTTGAAAGCAAAACGGCACAATTGTCATGGCCATTTATCCATGGCATGTTTTCTAAGTGGATGGGAATTCTTGTTAATAAGCGAGAGAGTGATGAAAAAAAACTCGAAGCTGTCGCATCATCATCTGTGGCAGTAGCAACCCAAGAATCCCAAGTAACAGGGGATGATGCCTTGAACTTGTCTGCCACCACTGCTTCCAAGGCTATTGAAGAACCTAAAAATCAGAATTCGAAGCAGTGTGAGGCAAAATTGGGATTGTCTGGCAGTGAAAGGAGAAATTATGCATCTACTATAATCAAGGAAGTTTCGATGGAGGATGTTTTAAATTCCGGAGAGATGCTTGATCATCCACCTTCTGGGGATGTTACTAAGACAGAAAAGGCCATTGAACTGATAGAAATGGCAAATCAAGGGACAGAACATGAGCGACCTAACTCAACCAGAGAGGGCCCTGGCATGAAAATTAAGAGCCCTGCTGGTAGAACTGATGAAACTGAAcgacttttaaaaattctggAGCTGATCGTCACAGAAAATAAGCAGACAGAACTAGATAACGGTGTTGTGAAAGTTTCTAGGCGAGATGCTATAAGTCGCCAAGTCATGTCAGAATCAAAAACAGGTCCAGGAATGAACGAACTGGAAGCAACTGAATCTTCAAATAGAGCAATAAAGGATAAGGGACCTTTGCTAAAGAGGATAAGTGCTGAGCAGTCAAAAGAAATGGTCGCTGTGACAAGCAACTCTCTGCCAGGACATCTTGACAAGAGAAACAATCTATCAGCAggtgaaaggaaaaaagacgATAGAATTAAAGGTCTGATGGACTATATTATGAATATTCCATTGGAGTACCCTCAAGTCAGGTCCCGAGATACTGATGCTATTCGTGAAAATGGAAAGATGAGCCAGAAAGGCTCTAAAAACCTTCGCCAGCAACTCTCAGATAAGGAGAAACCTGCTATTAAAAAGCAAACAACTCATGAAGTGGATAAACAGAAGTCTAGGAATGGTGCTTCTCATCCAGTCATTTACCATGTGGCATCAGAATTATCGGGTTGTGTTGTCCCCCTGGACGTGAAGAGCCTTGGCAGAACTCCTG GCAGCAAGTCAAAAAATGCCCATGTTTCTCAG ACAGATCGACTTCAGCAAATGGTGGAGGGAATGGATCGCGTCAGGAAACCTGATGGCCACTATGAATCTTCTGATACTTGTCCAAACATTACAATTCCCGAGACAATCAATGATCCTGATGTTCCTAATGCCTTGCTCAAGAATCCAACAAGAACAGTTAAGATAGTGGGGTTGACTCATGGGGTCACCTTATATCAGCTGAAGGAATCCCTCGAATTGAGGGCAGGCAGCATATCGAGCCTCTTTCTGGGTTCATCTAGTTCAGTTGCTTATGCTGAATTCAAG ACTCAGGACGCCAAAGAAACAGCAATTGCTCTACACTCCATAAATGTTGCAGGGAAGCACCTTAGATTACTGAGGGTCGATTCCCCCAAAACTAATGTTGTCAGAATATCTAATCTAAACATGATCTCAGTTAAGGACATCACTTCCATTTGTGAGCGTTATGGACGGGTCCAGAAAGAGATGCGCAGATCAGATGCCTTTGTCGATGTTTATTTTGAGCTCTTCGAATTGCCTAACATGTTGAGCATTCTCAACAG TTTGAATGGGATGCAAGTAGAAGGAACTAGAATGACTGCTGTTCCAGCTCCAGTTTTTCCCGAGGAAGTCCTTCGAGTGCTCTGGGATCAACCGGGAGGAAGAAGACACTTGAAGTCCGTGTTGCATAGTCTGTTGCAGAAAATTGACTGCCATATTGATACATCCAGGTTAAGAGATCGTCTCTCGGAATATTACACAGATCAATTGAGGTCGAACTAA
- the LOC116212144 gene encoding plastid-lipid-associated protein 6, chloroplastic codes for MASVAGSLQRNPVFGSHSSSNPTWALPASLNVQGPELRRISAIGRLSQRRSSSLIVRSAVEGVSVTDPPPPEDSAPVGGSKSETLPSLKLKLLSAVSGLNRGLAASEEDLQKADAAAKEIEAAGGPVDLSVDIDKLQGRWKLIYSSAFSSRTLGGSRPGPPTGRLLPITLGQVFQRIDVLSRDFDNIVELELGAPWPLPPAEVTATLAHKFELIGSAKIKINFEKTTVKTTGNLAQLPPLEIPRLPDSLRPPSNTRSGEFEVTYLDSDMRITQGDRGELRVFVIA; via the exons ATGGCTTCTGTGGCAGGTTCTCTGCAACGAAACCCGGTTTTCGGCTCTCATTCCTCCTCAAATCCCACTTGGGCTCTTCCCGCTTCCCTGAACGTTCAAGGCCCCGAACTGCGTCGTATCTCAGCAATTGGGCGGCTGAGCCAGAGGAGGAGTAGTAGTCTGATTGTGAGGTCAGCCGTCGAGGGAGTCTCGGTCACCGACCCGCCGCCCCCTGAGGACTCGGCCCCCGTCGGCGGCTCGAAGTCGGAGACTCTTCCATCTCTGAAGTTGAAATTACTG AGTGCTGTTTCAGGGCTAAACAGAGGCCTAGCGGCGAGTGAAGAAGATCTGCAGAAGGCAGACGCTGCAGCTAAGGAGATCGAGGCAGCAGGAGGACCTGTAGACCTCTCAGTTGATATCGATAAGCTCCAAGGTAGATGGAAGTTAATATATAGCAGCGCTTTCTCATCTCGTACTTTGGGTGGGAGTCGACCTGGACCGCCAACTGGAAGATTACTTCCGATAACTCTCGGACAG GTCTTCCAAAGGATTGATGTGTTGAGTAGAGATTTTGACAACATAGTAGAGCTCGAACTGGGCGCCCCATGGCCGCTGCCGCCTGCTGAAGTAACAGCTACGCTCGCCCACAAGTTTGAACTCATAG GATCTGCGAAGATCAAAATAAACTTTGAGAAGACGACCGTGAAGACCACCGGAAACTTAGCGCAGTTACCCCCATTGGAGATTCCTCGGCTACCCGATTCACTGAGGCCTCCATCAAACACCAGAAGTGGAGAATTCGAAGTAACCTACCTTGATTCGGACATGCGGATAACCCAAGGAGACAGAGGCGAGCTTCGAGTTTTTGTCATCGCATAA
- the LOC116212137 gene encoding succinate--CoA ligase [ADP-forming] subunit beta, mitochondrial: MVRAMLKRLVSHSLSIAGRSQHNQLRRLNIHEYQGAGLMGKYGINVPKGVAVSSVEEIKKAIQDVFPNEKELVVKSQILAGGRGLGTFKSGLKGGVHIVKVEEVEQIAGKMLGQILVTKQTGPQGKVVSKVYLCEKLSLTNEMYFAITLDRKTAGPLIIACSKGGTSIEDLAEKFPDMIIKVPIDVFEGITDEDAAKVVDGLGLKAADRNSSIEQVKKLYELFCKCDCTLLEVNPIAETSDNKLVAADAKLNFDDNAAYRQKEIFALRDPTQEDPREVAAAKADLNYIGLDGEIGCMVNGAGLAMATMDIIKLHGGTPANFLDVGGNASESQVVEAFNILTSDDKVKAILVNIFGGIMRCDVIASGIVNAAKQVSLKVPVVVRLEGTNVDQGKRILKESGMTLITAEDLDDAAEKAVKASAS, translated from the exons ATGGTGAGGGCAATGCTGAAGAGGCTCGTCTCTCACTCTCTTTCCATTGCCGGCAGGTCTCAGCACAATCAGCTCCGCCGCCTCAACATCCACGAGTACCAG GGAGCTGGGTTGATGGGCAAATACGGCATTAATGTCCCAAAGGGTGTTGCTGTTTCATCGGTGGAGGAAATTAAGAAAGCTATCCAGGATGTATTTCCCAACGAGAAGGAG TTGGTCGTAAAAAGCCAAATTCTTGCGGGTGGAAGAGGTTTGGGAACCTTCAAGAGTGGACTCAAAGGTGGAGTCCATATTGTCAAGGTTGAGGAGGTTGAACAGATAGCCG GTAAGATGCTTGGACAGATCCTTGTGACCAAACAAACAGGTCCCCAGGGAAAAGTTGTGAGCAAG GTTTACTTGTGTGAGAAACTGTCCCTTACCAATGAGATGTACTTTGCCATCACTCTGGATCGCAAAACTGCTGGCCCA CTTATTATTGCCTGCAGCAAGGGAGGAACTAGCATTGAAGATCTTGCTGAGAAATTTCCTGACATGATAATCAAG GTCCCTATTGATGTCTTCGAAGGGATCACTGATGAGGATGCTGCGAAGGTTGTGGATGGGTTAGGATTAAAAGCTGCAGACAGAAACTCTTCCATTGAACAAGTGAAGAAGTTATATGAGCTCTTCTGCAAGTGTGATTGCACATTATTAGAG GTTAACCCCATTGCAGAGACATCTGATAACAAGTTAGTTGCTGCTGATGCAAAATTGAACTTCGATGACAATGCTGCATACCGTCAGAAAGAAATATTTGCTCTCCGCGATCCTACCCAAGAAGATCCTCGAGAG GTTGCCGCAGCAAAGGCAGATCTCAACTATATCGGTTTGGATGGAGAGATAGGTTGCATGGTGAATGGTGCAGGACTGGCTATGGCTACAATGGATATCATTAAGTTGCATGGAGGAACTCCTGCAAACTTCCTTGACGTTGGTGGAAATGCTTCAGAAAGCCAG GTGGTGGAAGCATTTAACATACTGACATCTGATGACAAGGTCAAAGCAATTTTAGTCAACATATTTGGGGGGATTATGAGGTGTGATGTGATTGCAAGTGGCATTGTTAATGCCGCCAAACAG GTTTCTCTGAAGGTGCCTGTGGTGGTTCGTCTCGAAGGCACCAATGTTGATCAAGGGAAGAGAATACTAAAA GAGAGTGGAATGACTCTAATCACCGCAGAAGACCTAGACGATGCAGCCGAGAAAGCCGTGAAGGCCTCAGCAAGTTGA